In Sebaldella termitidis ATCC 33386, one DNA window encodes the following:
- a CDS encoding MFS transporter, whose amino-acid sequence MQAGKSLKKINAKFSMIQCSFMMSFSAIVGFSVVLLQSRNFKSSEIGIILAVECVASVISQTFLGSFADKHKKIPLKRILLVIMILSFIINMILMVIPSEFFITMFIFIMIGMTEYSATGLINSLAIQFVNIGIPVNFGLARGLGSLAYAAGGFIIGKVVTQSGPESILVIHAVFLIIMIISVFIFDKPDSETAVQESVNIEQPENNDSVWHMLAANKKLLYFLAAMILTFISHGMLANFLPQIVEHVGGNSGDYGTAMSLAALSEIPTMVCFSFFMKKTTSGKLVMLSFLFFFVKSVLFIFSNNIYFIFAFQMLQILGYGLFVPASVYYVNEIVDKNEKIRGQSLVTVASMGIGITIGNLLGGVILDSKGVPAMLIVSTVFSFLGFVIVFLSIGRKNKNNI is encoded by the coding sequence ATGCAGGCTGGAAAAAGTTTAAAAAAGATAAATGCAAAGTTTTCCATGATTCAGTGTTCATTTATGATGTCGTTTAGCGCAATAGTAGGGTTTTCTGTAGTATTGCTCCAGTCAAGGAATTTTAAGAGTTCCGAAATAGGTATAATACTTGCCGTAGAGTGTGTGGCCTCTGTTATTTCACAGACTTTTCTGGGAAGTTTTGCAGATAAGCATAAAAAAATACCCCTGAAAAGGATTCTTCTTGTGATTATGATCCTAAGCTTTATTATAAACATGATTCTTATGGTTATACCTTCCGAATTCTTCATTACCATGTTTATTTTTATTATGATAGGAATGACGGAATATTCAGCAACGGGACTGATAAATTCACTGGCAATACAGTTTGTAAATATTGGAATTCCTGTAAACTTCGGTCTGGCAAGAGGGCTTGGCTCTCTGGCGTATGCAGCAGGCGGTTTTATCATAGGAAAAGTAGTTACACAGTCAGGGCCTGAAAGTATACTTGTGATTCATGCTGTTTTTTTGATAATAATGATAATATCTGTATTTATTTTTGATAAGCCGGATTCTGAAACAGCAGTTCAGGAAAGTGTGAATATAGAACAGCCTGAAAATAATGACAGTGTATGGCATATGCTTGCAGCTAACAAGAAGCTTCTATACTTTCTTGCAGCTATGATATTAACCTTTATAAGCCATGGAATGCTTGCTAATTTTCTTCCCCAGATAGTAGAGCACGTAGGCGGAAACAGCGGAGATTACGGCACGGCAATGTCACTCGCAGCACTAAGTGAAATTCCTACAATGGTATGTTTCAGCTTTTTTATGAAAAAAACTACAAGCGGAAAACTGGTAATGCTTTCCTTCTTATTTTTCTTTGTTAAGAGTGTTTTATTTATATTTTCAAATAATATATATTTTATTTTCGCATTTCAAATGTTGCAGATATTAGGCTACGGTCTTTTTGTGCCGGCTTCTGTATATTATGTGAATGAAATAGTAGATAAAAATGAAAAAATAAGAGGACAGTCATTGGTAACAGTAGCATCGATGGGAATCGGAATAACAATAGGCAACCTGCTAGGCGGAGTAATTCTGGATTCAAAAGGAGTGCCGGCAATGCTGATCGTAAGTACTGTTTTCTCATTTTTAGGATTTGTAATAGTTTTTTTGAGTATCGGCAGAAAGAATAAGAATAATATTTAA
- a CDS encoding DUF429 domain-containing protein, with protein MKEKIFAGIDLAWTENNETGICLINGNGEIIFSQSGVYSNNDIVRLFLNSEITDKKEVCIGIDAPLIFPEDSQEYRNAERDLKRTKINGFHISSFQVSKEYMKRAYKGSRGEDIAGYLVKKHKKFSYTDRIFTHSHEVVETFPTGITAGIFPEIFPAGYKLKGKISDSLKGYAVLYEKIKIFEEKKIISGFAKNFELPENNLKRKEYKKFEDKIDAFLCAFGLFLVYKNLASELYFGDTKKGLIFLPLKQ; from the coding sequence ATGAAAGAAAAAATATTTGCCGGGATAGATCTCGCCTGGACAGAAAACAATGAAACAGGAATATGTTTAATAAACGGAAACGGGGAAATTATATTTTCTCAGTCAGGTGTATACAGTAATAATGATATAGTCAGACTGTTTCTTAATTCTGAAATAACAGACAAAAAAGAAGTATGTATAGGAATAGACGCACCGCTGATTTTTCCTGAAGATTCTCAAGAATACAGAAATGCTGAAAGAGATTTAAAGAGGACAAAAATAAACGGGTTTCATATATCGAGCTTTCAGGTTTCTAAGGAATATATGAAAAGAGCGTATAAAGGAAGCCGCGGAGAAGATATCGCCGGATATCTTGTAAAAAAACATAAAAAATTCAGTTATACAGATAGAATATTTACACACAGTCATGAAGTAGTGGAAACATTTCCCACTGGGATAACTGCCGGTATTTTTCCGGAAATATTTCCTGCAGGGTATAAATTAAAAGGGAAAATATCAGACAGTCTGAAGGGCTATGCTGTATTATATGAAAAAATAAAGATTTTTGAAGAAAAAAAAATAATAAGCGGGTTTGCAAAGAATTTTGAGCTGCCGGAAAATAATTTGAAAAGAAAGGAATATAAGAAATTTGAAGATAAAATTGATGCTTTTCTTTGTGCTTTCGGACTTTTTCTGGTTTATAAAAATCTGGCTTCGGAGCTTTATTTTGGAGATACAAAAAAAGGCTTGATTTTTTTACCGTTAAAACAGTAA